Proteins from one Methanococcus maripaludis C5 genomic window:
- the neuC gene encoding UDP-N-acetylglucosamine 2-epimerase yields the protein MCDVAFITESRSEYSLMSKALIELKKYVDIKIIATGMHLSPHFGNTVSDIENDGFDVEKVDALFDSNSLGGMLKTMGMEIYGITQVVEKLNPKLIFVEGDRCAALVGALIGAHLNIPVVHHGGGDVSDSIDNKLRNATSIFANYHLVGNLESYINLLKMGIDKNKIFVTGEPGIDDIILENYSKKDTIIEKYGIKTDENLLLLIFHPNTNENEEVKTQIKEILDAILELNIPTISVYSNSDAGGTEINKMLDEYSKKSKNISVYAHISRKDFLGLMNLCSAMVGNSSSGLVELPSFKKPFVNIGNRQKGRLKTKNVIETNFDKTEIKKAVHKAIYDENFKKDLNNLENPYGKGKSYSKINEIILKILNNEM from the coding sequence ATGTGTGATGTAGCATTTATTACTGAATCGAGATCAGAATACTCTTTGATGAGCAAAGCCTTGATTGAACTTAAAAAATATGTCGACATAAAAATAATTGCGACAGGCATGCACCTAAGCCCCCATTTTGGAAATACTGTATCCGATATTGAAAATGATGGTTTTGATGTTGAAAAAGTAGATGCGCTTTTTGATTCAAATTCACTCGGAGGTATGCTTAAAACCATGGGGATGGAAATCTACGGCATTACCCAAGTTGTTGAAAAATTAAATCCAAAACTGATATTTGTAGAAGGAGATCGCTGTGCCGCGTTAGTTGGTGCACTTATCGGCGCCCACCTAAATATTCCAGTTGTTCACCACGGTGGCGGTGACGTTTCTGATTCGATAGACAATAAGCTAAGAAATGCCACATCAATTTTTGCAAACTATCACCTTGTAGGTAATCTTGAAAGTTACATTAATCTCTTAAAAATGGGAATTGATAAAAATAAAATATTTGTAACCGGGGAACCTGGCATTGATGACATTATTTTAGAAAATTACTCCAAAAAAGATACAATTATAGAAAAATATGGTATTAAAACTGATGAAAATCTACTTTTATTAATATTTCATCCAAATACCAACGAAAATGAAGAGGTAAAAACTCAAATAAAAGAAATTCTGGATGCAATCTTGGAATTAAATATTCCAACAATTTCGGTTTATTCAAATTCTGATGCAGGTGGTACAGAAATTAATAAAATGCTCGATGAATATTCTAAAAAATCAAAAAATATATCTGTATATGCACACATTTCACGAAAAGATTTCCTAGGACTTATGAATTTATGTTCGGCAATGGTGGGAAATTCAAGTTCCGGCCTTGTAGAACTCCCAAGTTTTAAAAAACCATTTGTAAATATTGGAAATCGGCAGAAAGGTCGTTTAAAAACGAAAAATGTAATTGAAACAAATTTTGATAAAACAGAGATAAAAAAAGCAGTTCATAAAGCTATTTACGATGAGAATTTTAAAAAAGACCTAAACAATTTAGAAAATCCATATGGTAAAGGGAAAAGTTACTCAAAAATAAATGAAATTATTTTAAAAATACTAAATAACGAGATGTAA
- the neuB gene encoding N-acetylneuraminate synthase — protein sequence MAIKIGNKEIGLKNAFIIAEAGVNHNGSLELAKKLIDVAFEAGVDAVKFQTFKTENVVTENAEKAEYQIQNTGVESESQYEMIKKLELSEKDFERLYNYCQEKGILFLSTPFDFESADFLDDLVPLFKISSTDLNNIPFLKHIAKKKKPVIISTGMGTLCEIEEAVTALKNAGNHEIMLLHCVTSYPAKDESLNLNVIHTLRNAFKLDVGFSDHSLGIYASIAAVSMGATIIEKHFTLDNELPGPDHKASLNPTQLKELVIGIRSVEKAFGDGIKRLTEEEIEIKKVARRSIVTKKDIAENSIITEDMIILKRPGTGIKPKYLQDIIGKKVKKDVKKDSVLLWEDLIE from the coding sequence ATGGCGATAAAAATAGGAAATAAAGAAATAGGGCTAAAAAATGCATTTATAATTGCTGAGGCAGGAGTAAATCATAATGGAAGCCTTGAACTTGCAAAAAAACTCATAGATGTCGCGTTCGAAGCGGGTGTGGATGCAGTCAAATTTCAAACATTTAAAACAGAAAATGTTGTAACTGAAAATGCAGAAAAGGCCGAGTACCAAATTCAAAATACCGGAGTTGAATCAGAATCCCAATACGAAATGATAAAAAAACTTGAATTAAGTGAAAAAGATTTTGAAAGATTATATAATTATTGTCAAGAAAAAGGAATCCTATTTTTATCCACGCCTTTTGATTTCGAAAGTGCTGATTTCTTAGATGATCTTGTTCCATTGTTTAAAATTTCATCAACTGACTTAAATAATATACCATTTTTGAAACATATTGCAAAAAAGAAAAAACCAGTAATAATTTCAACAGGAATGGGGACATTGTGCGAAATTGAAGAAGCTGTAACTGCTTTAAAAAACGCTGGAAATCATGAAATCATGTTATTACACTGTGTTACAAGTTATCCTGCAAAAGATGAAAGTCTAAATTTAAATGTAATACATACTTTAAGAAACGCGTTTAAATTGGATGTTGGTTTCTCAGACCATAGTTTAGGCATTTATGCATCAATTGCAGCTGTTTCAATGGGTGCAACAATTATTGAAAAACATTTTACATTAGATAATGAATTGCCCGGTCCAGACCATAAAGCATCGTTAAACCCTACACAGCTAAAAGAATTAGTAATTGGAATTAGATCTGTTGAAAAGGCGTTTGGTGATGGGATTAAACGATTAACTGAAGAAGAAATTGAAATTAAAAAAGTAGCTAGGAGAAGTATCGTCACTAAAAAAGACATTGCTGAAAATTCAATAATCACTGAAGATATGATTATATTAAAAAGGCCGGGTACGGGAATAAAACCAAAATATTTGCAGGATATTATCGGGAAAAAAGTAAAAAAAGATGTTAAAAAAGACAGCGTTTTGTTATGGGAAGATTTAATTGAATAA